One window of Nicotiana tomentosiformis chromosome 11, ASM39032v3, whole genome shotgun sequence genomic DNA carries:
- the LOC104102005 gene encoding protein RADIALIS-like 5, translating into MASWTTKQKKRFEEALALYDRDTPDRWHNIARSVGGKSAEEVRRHYELLLKDIMQIKNDQVPLPKYKPAQTNVRGYANEQRLLKNLKLQ; encoded by the exons ATGGCTTCATGGACAACAAAGCAAAAAAAGAGATTTGAGGAGGCGTTGGCATTATATGACAGGGATACTCCGGATCGCTGGCATAACATTGCGAGGAGTGTAGGAGGGAAATCAGCAGAGGAAGTGAGGAGACACTATGAGCTGCTTCTCAAGGATATTATGCAAATAAAAAATGACCAAGTACCTTTGCCCAAATACAAGCCTGCTCAAACCAATGTCAGAGGTTATGCTAATGAACAGAG GCTTCTGAAGAATCTAAAGCTACAGTGA